From one Eucalyptus grandis isolate ANBG69807.140 chromosome 9, ASM1654582v1, whole genome shotgun sequence genomic stretch:
- the LOC104418017 gene encoding magnesium transporter MRS2-F, translated as MLQAQQPRRKGIGTRAWLIVSESGQSPVEEIGKHAIMRRTGLPARDLRVLDPVLSYPSSILGRERAVVVNLEHIKAVITAKEVLMINTNSPLVYQFVQDLQRRVSSSNCAAQQEVDSKTLPASGVHKTLPFEFRALESCLESACQCLESETKTLEDEAYPALDELTSKISTLNLDRVRQIKSRLVAISGRVQKVRDELEHLLDDDNDMAEMYLTEKLLTHSLDNASIREEVDNAAPEIDDERAEDYNEEDELDTVVLTSYKPNIEELEMLLEAYFVQIDGTLQKLSDMNDYVDDTEDCINIMLDDKQNQLLQMGVMLSAATMIVNAGIAVVGFFGMNIEIDLFSAPYIKFWETVIGTVGGCVVLYLIFFGWGMKRKLLAL; from the exons ATGCTCCAGGCGCAGCAGCCGCGGCGGAAGGGGATCGGGACCCGGGCGTGGCTGATCGTGTCGGAGTCCGGGCAGTCGCCCGTCGAGGAGATCGGGAAGCACGCCATCATGCGCCGCACCGGCCTCCCGGCGCGCGACCTCCGGGTGCTCGACCCGGTGCTGTCGTACCCGTCCTCGATCCTCGGCCGGGAGCGGGCGGTCGTCGTGAACCTGGAGCACATCAAGGCCGTGATCACCGCCAAGGAGGTCCTGATGATCAACACCAACAGCCCTCTGGTTTACCAGTTCGTCCAGGACCTCCAGCGCCGGGTTTCTAGCTCCAATTGCGCTGCTCAACAG GAAGTCGACAGCAAGACCTTGCCTGCTAGTGGGGTTCACAAGACACTGCCATTTGAATTCAGAGCACTGGAATCTTGTCTTGAATCTGCTTGCCAGTGCCTTGAATCAGAG ACCAAGACCCTGGAGGATGAGGCATATCCAGCTTTGGATGAACTAACTTCCAAAATCAGCACACTTAACCTCGATCGTGTTAGACAAATAAAGAGTCGTCTAGTTGCCATCTCTGGCCGAGTACAGAAG GTGAGAGATGAGCTTGAACATTTGCTGGATGACGATAATGATATGGCTGAGATGTATTTGACAGAAAAGCTTCTCACTCACTCACTGGATAATGCTTCAATCAGAGAGGAAGTAGACAATGCTGCTCCTGAAATAGATGATGAAAG GGCTGAAGATTataatgaagaagatgaattaGATACTGTAGTTTTGACCAGCTACAAGCCTAACATTGAGGAGCTTGAGATGCTTTTAGAAGCATATTTTGTCCAAATTGATGGCACACTGCAAAAATTATCAGAT ATGAACGACTATGTCGATGATACCGAGGACTGTATCAATATAATGTTGGATGATAAGCAGAATCAGCTGCTGCAGATGGGAGTGATGCTTTCTGCTGCGACAATGATTGTAAATGCGGGCATCGCGGTGGTCGGATTTTTCGGCATGAACATAGAAATTGACCTCTTCAGTGCTCCTTacataaaattttgggaaaCTGTCATCGGCACTGTTGGAGGTTGTGTTGTGCTCTACCTGATATTTTTTGGGTGGGGTATGAAAAGAAAGCTTTTGGCCTTATAG